One segment of Candidatus Aminicenantes bacterium DNA contains the following:
- a CDS encoding MFS transporter, protein MKPFMGSALKPDLQGGLMLKGHPKGLIVAFFANMGERFGFYTMMAILVLFLQAKYNLSAEAASTYYSWFYYAIYALALLGGIVADSTNKYKLVILFGIVIMFFGYGVLAVPGMPLTITLIGLFVIALGNGLFKGNLQAVVGQLYDDPKYSKVRDTAFMIFYMGINVGAFFAPFVATGIRDWFLRTQGFLHDASLPKMCHAYLNNTLTGEGAINHLETLAAKVSGTMITGADQLREFAANYINAFAKGYNYAFGIAAGAMVISLVVYVVFNRYLPGRVKSDPRKGDPSQVVARIANLPSITVAIGAIVLTALVFHLLLNDLALGMAIGLFLGFVAFIFKTSTKQEKPRVIALVLVFVVVIFFWMSFHQNGLTLTFFARDFTQLTVGPINNIFFNVESMLVFIGSLAGLFLLLFKKGTLQKFIGLVMFTGFGAATYYFYSDYSAQNPIAPEIFQSFNPLFIVVLTFPVMAIFGWLRKRNMEPSTPTKIGIGMVIAAIAFVVMLVGSLKLAAPKLIATQNLTEWDRISPHWLISTYLILTIAELFLSPMGLSFVSKVSPVRFQGLMQGGWLLATATGNKLLFVGGYFWDKLELWQLWSIFVVCSILSAGFIMSIRKKLEKASIA, encoded by the coding sequence GTGAAACCATTCATGGGTTCCGCCCTGAAACCCGATCTACAAGGAGGCCTCATGCTCAAGGGACATCCCAAAGGATTGATTGTCGCATTCTTCGCCAACATGGGTGAACGCTTCGGTTTTTATACCATGATGGCCATTCTGGTGCTTTTCCTGCAGGCCAAATACAACCTCAGCGCCGAAGCCGCCAGCACCTACTACAGCTGGTTTTACTATGCCATATACGCCCTGGCGTTACTGGGCGGCATAGTGGCCGACAGCACGAACAAGTACAAACTGGTGATCCTTTTCGGTATCGTAATCATGTTCTTCGGATACGGCGTTCTGGCCGTTCCCGGAATGCCCCTGACCATTACCCTGATCGGCCTGTTCGTAATCGCCCTGGGCAACGGCCTCTTCAAAGGCAACCTCCAGGCCGTGGTGGGACAGTTGTACGACGATCCCAAGTATTCAAAAGTCCGGGATACGGCGTTCATGATCTTTTACATGGGCATCAACGTCGGCGCTTTCTTCGCGCCTTTCGTGGCCACGGGTATCCGCGACTGGTTTCTGAGAACCCAGGGTTTTCTGCATGACGCCAGCCTGCCTAAGATGTGCCACGCCTATCTCAACAACACCCTCACCGGTGAGGGTGCCATCAACCACCTGGAGACATTGGCCGCCAAAGTATCCGGGACCATGATTACAGGAGCGGACCAGCTGCGCGAATTCGCCGCCAACTACATCAACGCCTTTGCCAAGGGCTATAATTACGCCTTCGGAATCGCGGCCGGAGCGATGGTCATTTCGCTGGTGGTCTACGTGGTTTTCAACCGCTACCTGCCCGGCCGCGTGAAAAGCGACCCCAGGAAAGGCGACCCTTCGCAGGTCGTGGCGCGCATCGCCAACCTTCCCAGCATCACCGTGGCCATCGGGGCGATTGTGCTTACCGCGCTGGTCTTCCACTTGCTGTTAAATGACCTTGCCCTGGGTATGGCAATCGGTCTTTTCCTTGGATTCGTGGCTTTCATATTCAAAACGTCCACGAAGCAGGAAAAACCCCGGGTGATCGCCCTGGTGCTGGTGTTCGTGGTGGTGATCTTTTTCTGGATGTCTTTTCACCAGAACGGATTGACCCTAACGTTTTTCGCCCGGGATTTCACTCAGCTTACCGTTGGACCGATCAACAACATCTTCTTTAACGTCGAGTCCATGCTCGTGTTTATCGGCAGCCTGGCCGGGCTTTTCCTTTTGTTGTTTAAAAAAGGCACACTTCAGAAGTTTATCGGCCTGGTCATGTTTACCGGTTTCGGAGCCGCCACCTACTACTTCTACTCCGACTACAGCGCGCAAAACCCCATCGCGCCCGAGATCTTTCAATCCTTCAACCCCCTGTTCATCGTGGTGTTGACCTTCCCCGTCATGGCGATCTTCGGCTGGCTGCGCAAGCGGAACATGGAGCCTTCGACGCCGACAAAAATCGGTATCGGCATGGTTATCGCCGCGATCGCCTTTGTCGTCATGTTGGTCGGTTCGCTGAAGCTGGCGGCTCCCAAATTGATCGCCACTCAAAACCTGACCGAATGGGACCGGATATCTCCACATTGGCTGATCAGCACTTACCTGATCCTGACCATCGCCGAGCTCTTCCTCAGTCCCATGGGTCTCTCGTTTGTTTCCAAGGTTTCCCCGGTACGTTTCCAGGGACTGATGCAGGGAGGCTGGCTCCTGGCCACGGCCACCGGCAACAAGCTGCTCTTCGTGGGCGGTTACTTCTGGGACAAACTTGAACTCTGGCAATTGTGGTCCATATTCGTGGTCTGCAGTATTCTGTCAGCCGGCTTTATCATGAGCATACGCAAAAAACTTGAAAAGGCCTCAATCGCTTGA